The Flavobacterium psychrotrophum region AAAAAGAACATCGAACATTTATTGTCAAATCCGTTGTTTAAATTTATTGAAGGCGATATACGCAATGTTGAAAGCTGCCGTGAGGCGGTAGCAGGGGCGAGTTATGTTTTGCACGAAGCAGCCCTGGGCTCAGTACCACGTTCTGTAAACGACCCTATAACAACTAACGATGTTAATGTGGGTGGTTTTTTGAATATGCTGGTGGCAAGCCGCGATGCAGGGGTAAAGCGTTTTGTATATGCAGCAAGCTCTTCTACCTATGGCGACAGCACAGGGCTACCCAAAGTAGAAGATGTTATAGGTAAGCCATTATCGCCATATGCTGTTACCAAATATGTAAATGAGCTTTATGCAGATGTGTTTGGTAAAGTGTACGGAATGGAAACTATAGGCTTACGTTATTTTAACGTATTTGGCCGCAGGCAGGATCCTAACGGGGCTTATGCGGCGGTAATACCTAAGTTTGTATCTACCTTAATGGCGCATCAAAGTCCGGTTGTAAACGGCGATGGTAATTTCTCCAGGGATTTTACTTATATAGATAATGTAGTGCAGGCTAATGAGCGGGCACTTTTTAATACCAACACCAATGCTGTAAATACGGTGTATAATGTAGCCTTTGGCGAACGTACAACACTTAACAGCCTGATTACTGCCCTTAAAAAATATCTTGCTACGTACGATCCTGCAATAAAGGATGTTGAAATAGTGTATGGCCCGGAGCGCACCGGAGATGTGCCGCATTCGCTGGCAAGCATTGATAAGGCTAAAGAGCTGCTTGGGTATGATCCGCAGTTTTCGATGGAGCAGGGGCTTGAAGCAGCCGTAGAATGGTATTGGAATAATTTAAAACCCCTAACCAAATAATATGAAAGTAGCAGTTATAGGGCTGGGATATGTAGGGCTGCCACTGGCAGTTTTATTAGCAAAAAAATATCCTGTTGCAGGATTTGATATAAAAAAAGACCGTATAAGCCAGTTGAAAAACGGTGAAGATGTAACGCTTGAAGTAGATGCCGAAACATTGCGTGAGGTACTTGTTCAGGATTTGTCAGGAGAAAAAGGCTTGTTGTGCTCATCTGATACGGCAACCATACAAGACAGTACGTTCTATATTATAACCGTGCCAACCCCGGTAGATAAAAACAACCGGCCAGATCTTACTGCTTTGTACAAAGCAAGCGAAATGGTAGGCAAGGTACTTAAAAAAGGAGATATTGTAGTATATGAAAGTACAGTATATCCCGGTGTTACCGAAGAAGAATGTGTACCGGTACTGGAACGCGTTAGCGGACTTAAATTTAATGAAGATTTTTTTGCGGGCTATTCCCCAGAGCGTATAAACCCGGGCGATAAGCTGCATACTGTAGA contains the following coding sequences:
- a CDS encoding SDR family oxidoreductase; the encoded protein is MENSELKILITGGAGFIGSALCDYFIDKKFQVVCFDNLATGHKKNIEHLLSNPLFKFIEGDIRNVESCREAVAGASYVLHEAALGSVPRSVNDPITTNDVNVGGFLNMLVASRDAGVKRFVYAASSSTYGDSTGLPKVEDVIGKPLSPYAVTKYVNELYADVFGKVYGMETIGLRYFNVFGRRQDPNGAYAAVIPKFVSTLMAHQSPVVNGDGNFSRDFTYIDNVVQANERALFNTNTNAVNTVYNVAFGERTTLNSLITALKKYLATYDPAIKDVEIVYGPERTGDVPHSLASIDKAKELLGYDPQFSMEQGLEAAVEWYWNNLKPLTK